The DNA region agggatcagggggtggagacgggtgggtttagggatcagggggtgaagacgggtgggtttagggatcagggggtggagatgggtgggtttagggatcagggggtggagatgggtggatTTAGGGAtcgggggtggagatgggtgggtttagggatcgggggtggagatgggtgggtttagggttgAAGAGAGGTGGGTTTAGGGAGACGGGTAGGTAGAcaggtgggtttagggatcagggggtggagatgggtgggtttaagggtggagatgggtgggtttagggatcagtgggtggagacgggtaggtttagggtcaGGGGGTGAAGATGGGTGGGTTTTTTAGGGATCAGGGGGGTGAAGACGGGTGGGTTTAGGATCAGGGGTGGAGACGGGTGGGTTTaggggggtggagatgggtgggtttagggatcagggggtggagatgggttggtttagggatcagggggtggagatgggtgggtttaaggatcagggggtggagatgggtgggtttagggaatGGGTCGGGATCGGGGTGGAGATGGTGGGTTTAGGGTTGAAGAcaggtgggtttagggatcagggggtggagacaggtaggtttagggatcaggggggaGAGGGTGGgagggtgggtttagggatcgggggtggagatgggtgggtttagggatcagggatCAGGGGTGGAGGGATCAGGGGGTGAAGacgggtttagggatcagggggtggagacggtgggtttagggatcaggggtgggtttgggtttagggatcaggggggtggagatgggtgggtttagggatcagggggtggaggggtgggtttagggatcgggggtggagatgggtgggtttagggatcgggtggagatgggtgggtttagggttgAAGAcaggtgggtttagggatcagggggtggagatgggtgggtttaagggtggagatgggtgggtttagggatcagtgggggggtggagatgggtgggtttagggatcgggggtggagatgggtgggtttagggttgAAGAcaggtgggtttagggatcagggggtggaggtATGGGTGGGTTTAGATAGGTGGGTTTacagatgggtgggtttagggatcagggggtggagaagGGTGgatttagggatcagggggtggagaagGGTGgatttagggatcagggggtggagatgggtgggtttagggatcagggggtgggaGATGGGGGTGGGTTTAGGGGTGAAGACAGGTgtgtttagggatcagggggtggagatgggtgggtttagggatcagtgggtggagatgggtgggtttagggtgAAGACAGGTGTgttttagggatcagggggtggagatgggtgggtttagggatcagtgGTTTTAGgatggagatgggtgggtttaggggtgAAGACAGGTgtgtttagggatcaggggggtggagatgggtgggtttagggatcagggggtggagatgggtgggtttagggttgAAGACAGGTgtgtttagggatcagggggtggagatgggtgggtttagggatcagtgggtggagacgggtaggttaaggtatatgtaaggtgggaggagttggttctggatccaaccacgccccctggatcttgtgttctgcagtgaggaccatctcccaAACTTGGCCAGTTAGGCTCTTTAATAGTTCTGGGTAAGCATGTGAACCCCTCTACAAGAAAGGCCTATCAATCCTTAAAGAAATAGATCATCCAAGCCATCATCTAATCACCTCAACCACAGTCCAACACTGCATCATCCAAGCCTTCAGATGGCGCTCTCACAAACAGCTCCACCTCAAACATTGTCACTACAAACAATTATAAAACGATTCTCCTTGAACAACAACATTCACACGCAAACGGGACACTAAATTCAGTACGAAATATAAAATCACACAGCTCAGGTCATTTCAAAGCTACGTAAAAATGAGTGGTGTAGCAGTCCATCGCCACCTCAGCCTCTTCATCGTGGGGTTTCTCACTGAGCTTCATAGTAGCATACAGGACTGAGGGGCTAAAGGTGAACAGTTAACAAAAGACACTTCTCAAGCGCTTCGGTCCACACCGTGTGTTTCATAAGAAGCGCAGAAATCACGTTGAATAGGGTTTAACTGTGTTCAGGGTCAAATAAATGCTTCAGAAACATTTCTGTCGTGCAGATCCTGGACTTAAACCACACAACTCAATGAGCGAGCGAAGTGCAACATCTTCCCTTCACGTCACTCACAAAACCCTCAGAAAACCTCTCAGTCTTGCTAAAAGTCATAAGCATATGGATATAATGATTGATTATAAATCTAGAGTTCATTTTAAAGATGCAGACAGGAAAAACAGGAGACAAATAAAACCTGAACCATGCCGTACAACTAAGTTCCTTAGTTTGTTCCTGTGGTTCTTTTCTTAGTTATCAAATCTGTTTCTCTTCTAAAGTTCAGAGTGGAAACAGAGCATCACATTTTGGACACCTGCTCTCGGTTTGCTCTTACGAGGCTTTAGATTTTCTTGCTCTTGGCGATGTCTTGTCATCTGGTTTCATGACTCCATTGACTGAACCCCCTGTCAAGGACAAATTAAAAGATAATttggttaaataaacaataacaaagatttcaaagacaatagtagtagtggtagtaatTTTACAACTCAAAAGGGAACTAATGAGATACATCCCACATGAAAaacaggtaccctagcaaccaccattgCAAAAAACTATAAACCACCACAATCAACCTATCAAACACTATAAAAAACTCTTAGTCCTTAAGATGCTAAGTCCttagcatctatctatctatctatctatctatctatgacagactgtattgccttcaaaacattcaaactttaagcttttaaaaccattttaaacttCAGACTGTTTCAGACTGAAACTTTAAACATTGTTTGAACTTTTTgaactttccaaactttttcagattttctgatccggctttctcaagccaaattaaagtttgtcttatttttttgaaccatttattttgaattaatttgttgtggtaattctatagctgctgtggtaatataacaactaCAGTAATATAACAAATTCCTTTATCCAATACTGTACTAAGTTTTCTACAACTATAGGGTATATTATACTACAGTTTATCAGTTCGCTATAGTTTatactacagtatgctgtagcattcatcaacaaagtgttgtaaatactataatatatacagtactataatacactttacaatagtaatttatagtaaatactatagtgtttttgaaccatactatagtattTGTTTCATGTGGGATGCTTCAGGTGTCTACCATTATCTTGCTGTGTGTTTTACCCAAGATAGGTGATGAAAGCATATTTCATAGTTCAGATGCTTATTTTCTCAAAGGAAAGTTCAGGAATATCTTAACTGCTCCCTAATTTTATCTCTCTTATTATAATTCACAAAACTGTTAAAGGTGCATTCATTAGTAACCTCAAAGTTATTCAAACCCAATGGCAGAAATGTGTTACTGCCACATATCAACATGGATCAGCATGACTGTCTGAGGtttagaggtatttcatattgcttggagggaaagaaacctatcctacagaaagcATTAAAAACGGCTatatctgattacttttcgtctcttttagaagaataACCCCAGGTATtcattcaatacagtggctaaattaacgaaaattAAAGCACCAACATcccagcagtaatgactttatgaactactttacttctaagatcgatactattagagataaaattgaaaccatgcagccatcagctgaaGTATTGCATCAGACAGTGCATATAGATctcctgaggaacagttccacccATACtacactacataaaaaaaataactgtataaacttgttaaatcatctaaaccaacaacatgtatgttagaccctattccatctaagctcctaaaagaggtgcttccagaagtcatagatcctcttctgactattattaattcctcattattattaggatatgtccccaaaaccttcaaactggctgttattaagcctcgaCTTGACTTCTGTAAATGAGTTTTAgacagcacacaaaaaaaaaatcaattacccttaccatttaaaaaaaaaaaaaaaatgaagcaactCTGGCATCACTACTTGGGATTTCGTGGGTCATGAAATCTCTCCACCTTGTGTATGCCGTACTAATATTTATGCTCAGGGTTTGTCTTTGTCAATCTTTCACCACAATTCACCAcaatacataaacaacaaaaaaaaaaatacctactaaataaacaacaaccaCAATTCATctaccagacaaaaaaaaatttgtgctaCATATCCTACAGTtgttaatactgaaaaaaatttgTGCTACATATCCTACAGTTGTTAATACTGTACACAAtactgtaattctttttttttttctttttagtgcaACACTTGTGAATAGGCAATTTGAAGAGTAATGTCTAGAGTACTAAAGATAAATAGggttctttcaaaaaatattccAATCTACATGCCAAATGACTTTCAGGCAAGACTCACCCCGAGAGTCCTTCTTGCTGGGTCTGCTTTTCGGGCTGACAGCTTTCTTCTTGATGGCCTGGATTTGAGATTGTTCTCTCCACTTCTTCAGCTGGAAATTGATGAATTTCCACATCATCCAGGCCTGGGTCAGGCAGATGGCTGACAGGCATGTCATCCTGAAAGAGAGACCATCATTCACAAATACTTCAATATAGCTTCAGAATATCTCAACTTCGAGTCCTACCCTCACTGTTCGATCCTTGGATGGGAGGGCTGTCTAAGTCTCATCAACTAACCATTGCATACCTCAGGGTTCGGTGTTTGGCCCTCTCCCATTCTTGATATACACTACACTGAGATCATTCAGCCTCATGGCTTTTCCAACCTGCTATGCTATTGACGTGAAGCTCTGACTGCTGTTTATGCCTGATAATCCCAGAATCCAAATACAATTCATGTGGATATGTGAGATATGGAGAATAGAAAACCACAGCCAATCACAATCCTGCTCAAAGAAATGGAGGAAACAGAACTTCAACAACAAACTACTTAAGGTGGCAAAATCGATAAGTGCCCGCACTGATGAGCGCATGGGTAAGTGGATTAAAAgacatttgtaactattttaaacaaatataaagacattttaattgcTCAAAACTTCTGAAGAGAAAAAGTCCAGACACTGGACAAAGACAAATCTCTATAGTGCACATAAGTTTTTGAGTATACTTTGAAAAGCTGTGAGTTCAACTGTGCACATGCTATGGGTAGAATGATAAATCGATTTGTGGATCTCTTGTAATTTGCAaacacaccccccacccccaaaaaataaaaattgtgacgTTCATCCTGTGTGCGCACTGCAGTGCACGAGAAACAGACTCTGCAAGAAACGGATCACTCTAGAGCAAACATGCATCATAGTCTTATATTATCGCATATAGTAACGTTTGGTAGGATACAATTTGCATGGTAACATTTATGtagcaaaaataattaatgaatgtatTTCCTTAATTTCTCTAGTACTGAAATCATTTTGCCCCATGGCCTGTTTACGGTACCCATCCCTAGCCAAAAAACATCatgtgaaataaaattgaaaaaaaatcatacatttcaaCATAATATCGAATTGAACATGTGAAACCGTGATGCatgtgaaataaaattgaaaactgaggATGCATTGCATCGTGATATCGAATTGAACCGAATCGATGACATGGTAATCGTAATCGAACGAACCATAAGACCAGTGTAGGTTCACACCGCTACTACATTTACAAatactaaatcaaataaatatcacAGAGAAGGCAAATGTGTGAAATCAAGCTAACTTACCTGACAGTCAGCACATTGAAGTTTCCCTCTGCTAAAGAGAATCCCTGATTATCAGTGCGGGACAGGCCAAAACCAAACGTCAGGACAGAAACGGTGAGGGTCAGGAGGCGGGTGATGACAAACAGCAGAGCCCACAGCGTGAACCTAAGATGCAAACACAGGCCAGGTCTCTTAAAAACAGTCTGAACAATTAAaagaagatctcagcagaggaagGGAAATGAAGAAGGCAGAAATCATATCAAATTCTAAGATTCTAAGTGAACGTACCCCttctgcttgttttcatcactaaGTGAACGTACCCCttctgcttgttttcatcactgaaGTAGAAGAGTCGTGAGGCGTGGAAGAGCAGCTCTACCAGATAATGCGGCACCAGAAGAACCAGACCCAGGCGGTGGAGACTGAGAGCGGACACACATGAGTCAGATTCACTCCTCAAACACACATCCACAAACCATTAACCACTACTGCTGCACTCATCTACCACGCCACTAGGAGGCAATAGTCGCTCCCTTAAATTGATTTACAGCAGATTTTTCCCATtataatggcatttttttaaacttattaaatgcatgcattatcTTATGTCAAATTCTTGcatgtaaaatagtaataatattaagtCATCTGatgtggcatttagatgtatttacacatcTGTTTAATACAGCTCAGAGGGGAATTacatttgcactgtatttaataaactgtatttagttttttttaatatatattatgaaattataaaaaaactataaaactaaaaccaccaATATCTGCTCttaatgagtcattcattcagacAATTCATTTAAACAGCTGATTCAATTAGTCACTGAATCAATCatgaaaatgatttgttcaaaacagatTCGGTCAGTGTATAATATGGTAAGTATGTGTTGCTCACAGACGCAAACCAATTCTACTGTGATTTCATTAAGAAATTTTCActaacaaaataaagcaaaaacagaaaaaatttaaCATACTGCGTCTAAAATGcaagtcaaaatattttcttactgttttataaaatcaatatgaCATTCACAATCATGCTGATATCTGGGAAAACAGCACTTCTGCTCATGTGATATTGATTAACtttatctttttatataaatatgagacaaaactcaTGTGGAGATCGCATGCCatttaaacaacaattatgatattattgaaGATGATACACATCGCACACCCCTAAGCTGGAGTCTTGATCTCGGGGACGTCTAAAATTCAAAACGTGATCTTTCTCAtttcataaaatgtatgaaaattgcACAGCAATTTAGTCTAAATGGCAACACTTTTGCTGcaataaatgctgaataaatgttcattttcactattttctttttaaaaggaaCAACCGAGCACTCGAACTAACAGCTTTTGGTCTACCGTCAttctaaaagcaaattcaccctgAAATAAGAAAACACTCACTTAAGGACGTAGGCACCAGTGATGTGAAATATATAAAGGCAAATGTAGTAAAGTTGACGTGGAATGTcctcctaaaaaacaaaaataaatgtataacaacaaccatactgtatattgttatactataattatacatattagaAATAATTTCTGTCAGCTTCAAATATATATGGCAAAAAACTAAGCCTTACCTTTCGTACTTTCTGAAAATACAGCTCAGGAAGAGCATGGAACCAGTAGGCAATCTGACAGATATAGAAAAACTTCACTTGGAAGCTAAAAAACCACAGAAAGAGGGTTGTAGATTAGCTTGTGATCCGCAACGTTGCACATAATGTGTCAGACACTTACACAAACAGTTTGAGTAATCTGTTTTTCAGTGTTGTTGGGATCATTTAATTACAGGGCATTTAAGAtcctgcaataataaaaaatgatttgacCATTTTTGTTACTTGATTACAAAAGCACTACAGATCTGCCAGATAAGTCTCTCGGTGAGGCACGCATTAAAAGATTTATTAAAGAACAAGGACAACCCTGTCATAACACAATACATTTGCAAATCTCCTAACAAAGCTGGTGAGAAATGTATTTCTGAATAGTATATGGGAATTCATTAAtgctga from Cyprinus carpio isolate SPL01 chromosome B23, ASM1834038v1, whole genome shotgun sequence includes:
- the zgc:113278 gene encoding translocating chain-associated membrane protein 1-like 1-like produces the protein MGFRKKSKSPPVLSHEFVIQNHADMVSCVAMIVLLGLMFEVTAKFAIMFITVQYNVTQSLDTDAEDKPESVNYYKYGPKDIATVFFYLLIAIILHALIQEYILDKINRRLHLSKTKHSKFNESGQLATFYLCSFVWGCSILTNEEFVTNPTFLWEGYPHIHMAFQVKFFYICQIAYWFHALPELYFQKVRKEDIPRQLYYICLYIFHITGAYVLNLHRLGLVLLVPHYLVELLFHASRLFYFSDENKQKGFTLWALLFVITRLLTLTVSVLTFGFGLSRTDNQGFSLAEGNFNVLTVRMTCLSAICLTQAWMMWKFINFQLKKWREQSQIQAIKKKAVSPKSRPSKKDSRGGSVNGVMKPDDKTSPRARKSKAS